A genomic window from Shewanella vesiculosa includes:
- a CDS encoding glycogen synthase: protein MTPASVKRVLLVAAENDALHGAKVGGMADVIRDLPPALAQCGVIADVAMPNYGFLAQHYHAAHMVDVEVDFAGQRHTVAVYRLPRPQHKDAILDVAEDQWDDAVAQIYLFDHPLFNHQGQVYCNGSADRPFAEDATKFALFSLSVATCLVNKLLPRFEVLHLHDWHSAMVAMLRGCVDDFSALRALPCVFTIHNLALQGIRPFIGDDSSFAHWFPQYVGKLNLIADTSIFDPRYSNCVNPMRMGIVLSDKVHLVSPSYAQEVLMPSDYHKGFFGGEGLEADLVVKSLQGNVVGIINGCVYDDVSHKSNQAQPTQQSEYWALLLQAENAVIKWQTKTSQLSVLDSIALTRISQSKQTILADYHHLTALKSSVSDDEQRFLLTSVGRLTEQKVLILLQPFNPTHATKIHSSAKTVLEAILESLKKHQPNGVFMLLGSGDVNIANALQATAARYDNFVFLHGYDEALSEQLYRLGSLFLMPSSFEPCGISQMLAMRAGQPCLVHGVGGLNDTIEDNVSGWVFNGATLATQGEALVERFTQVLELFGSDTWKQVKQNAAKQRFTWDEVAKQYIGKLYVSN from the coding sequence ATGACTCCTGCGAGTGTAAAACGAGTCCTGCTGGTGGCAGCAGAAAATGATGCACTGCATGGCGCTAAAGTTGGGGGCATGGCGGATGTCATCCGTGATTTGCCGCCAGCATTGGCACAATGCGGCGTAATAGCCGATGTGGCCATGCCAAATTATGGCTTCTTAGCGCAACATTATCATGCCGCACACATGGTTGATGTTGAAGTTGATTTTGCCGGCCAGCGCCATACTGTAGCGGTTTATCGCTTGCCAAGACCACAACATAAAGATGCCATCCTTGATGTGGCTGAAGATCAATGGGATGACGCGGTAGCTCAAATCTATCTATTTGATCATCCGCTATTTAATCATCAAGGCCAAGTGTATTGCAATGGTTCGGCAGACAGACCGTTTGCCGAAGATGCAACCAAGTTTGCGCTGTTTTCTCTTAGTGTGGCCACGTGCTTAGTGAATAAATTATTACCACGGTTTGAGGTGTTGCATTTACATGATTGGCACAGTGCAATGGTTGCCATGCTGCGTGGATGCGTAGATGATTTTTCTGCGCTGAGAGCATTACCTTGTGTGTTTACCATTCATAATTTGGCCTTACAAGGGATCCGGCCTTTTATTGGCGATGATTCATCGTTTGCCCATTGGTTTCCGCAATATGTAGGTAAATTAAACCTTATTGCCGATACCAGTATATTTGACCCTCGTTACAGCAATTGTGTTAATCCGATGCGCATGGGAATTGTACTCAGTGACAAAGTGCATTTAGTGTCGCCCAGTTATGCACAAGAGGTGTTAATGCCATCTGACTATCACAAAGGCTTTTTTGGTGGCGAAGGGTTAGAGGCCGATTTAGTGGTTAAGTCTTTGCAAGGTAATGTGGTTGGAATCATTAATGGCTGCGTTTACGATGATGTTAGCCATAAATCCAATCAAGCCCAGCCTACTCAGCAGAGCGAGTATTGGGCGTTATTACTTCAAGCTGAGAATGCCGTCATTAAGTGGCAAACTAAAACAAGCCAGTTGAGTGTATTAGACTCCATTGCGTTAACACGGATCAGTCAATCTAAGCAGACTATATTAGCCGACTATCATCACTTAACCGCCTTAAAAAGCAGTGTGTCAGATGATGAGCAACGATTTTTACTGACCTCAGTTGGGCGTTTAACAGAACAAAAAGTGTTGATTCTGTTGCAGCCTTTTAACCCAACTCACGCCACTAAAATTCATTCCTCGGCGAAAACAGTGTTAGAGGCTATTCTCGAATCACTCAAGAAACATCAACCTAATGGCGTGTTTATGTTACTTGGTAGTGGTGATGTGAATATTGCTAATGCATTACAAGCTACCGCAGCACGTTATGATAACTTTGTGTTTTTACATGGTTATGACGAAGCTTTATCTGAGCAACTTTATCGCTTGGGCAGCTTGTTTTTAATGCCCAGTTCATTTGAGCCTTGCGGGATCAGTCAAATGCTCGCGATGCGGGCAGGCCAACCATGCTTAGTTCATGGCGTGGGTGGGCTCAATGATACGATTGAAGATAATGTCAGTGGCTGGGTATTTAACGGTGCAACACTGGCGACACAAGGTGAAGCCTTGGTTGAACGTTTTACTCAAGTGCTCGAGTTATTTGGCAGTGATACTTGGAAGCAAGTGAAACAAAATGCCGCTAAACAACGATTTACCTGGGATGAGGTTGCTAAACAGTATATTGGAAAGTTATATGTGAGCAATTGA
- the glgC gene encoding glucose-1-phosphate adenylyltransferase gives MSNVRYISNLTRDTYALILAGGRGSRLYELTDWRAKPALYFGGKYRIIDFPLSNCINSGIRRVGVVTQYKSHSLIRHVTRGWGHFKKELGESVEILPASQQTSGNWYQGTADAVFQNIDIIRHEIPKYVMILSGDHIYRMDYAGLLAAHAESGADMTVCCLETPIAEAAGAFGVMEVDSDNRVIGFEEKPAEPKPTPTDPEKCLASMGNYVFNTKFLFEQLRKDANNESSDRDFGKDIIPAIIKTHNVFAFPFTTSVSDEPAYWRDVGTLDSFFQANMELLSPTPALNLYDAKWPIWTYQEQLPPAKFVFDDDNRRGMAVDSIVSGGCIISGAKVKRSVLFDEVRVCSYSSVKDSVLLPDVVVLKNCKIKNAILDRGCIIPEGMSIGYNQEHDKARGFRVSEKGITLVTRKMLGLAVGFE, from the coding sequence ATGAGTAATGTTCGTTATATTAGTAATTTAACTCGTGATACCTATGCGTTGATATTAGCGGGTGGTCGAGGTTCTCGGTTGTATGAATTAACCGACTGGCGTGCGAAACCTGCGCTTTATTTTGGTGGTAAGTATCGCATTATCGACTTTCCGTTATCAAACTGTATTAACTCAGGAATACGAAGAGTGGGAGTGGTGACGCAATATAAGTCACATTCTTTAATTCGACATGTTACTCGTGGCTGGGGTCATTTCAAAAAGGAACTAGGGGAATCGGTTGAGATTTTACCTGCATCACAGCAAACATCTGGTAACTGGTATCAAGGTACTGCCGATGCAGTATTTCAAAATATTGATATTATTCGGCATGAAATCCCTAAGTATGTGATGATCTTATCTGGCGATCATATTTATCGCATGGATTATGCTGGTTTGCTCGCAGCTCATGCTGAATCGGGTGCCGATATGACTGTGTGTTGTTTAGAAACCCCAATTGCAGAAGCGGCAGGTGCATTTGGGGTGATGGAAGTTGATAGTGATAATCGGGTCATTGGTTTTGAAGAAAAGCCCGCAGAGCCTAAGCCAACCCCAACTGATCCAGAAAAGTGTTTGGCCTCAATGGGCAACTATGTTTTTAATACTAAATTTTTGTTCGAACAATTAAGAAAAGATGCCAATAACGAAAGCTCAGATCGTGATTTTGGCAAAGATATTATTCCGGCAATTATCAAAACACATAATGTGTTCGCGTTTCCTTTTACAACTTCAGTGTCTGATGAGCCAGCTTATTGGCGCGATGTGGGTACCTTAGATTCATTTTTTCAAGCGAATATGGAGTTATTGTCGCCAACACCAGCATTAAATTTATACGATGCTAAGTGGCCTATTTGGACATATCAGGAACAGCTGCCACCGGCTAAGTTTGTGTTTGATGATGATAATCGCCGCGGTATGGCAGTTGATTCGATCGTTTCCGGCGGTTGTATTATCTCTGGTGCCAAAGTGAAACGAAGCGTGCTATTTGACGAAGTGCGTGTGTGTTCTTATTCCTCAGTCAAAGATTCGGTATTATTACCCGATGTGGTGGTACTGAAGAATTGTAAAATAAAAAATGCCATTTTAGATCGGGGTTGTATTATTCCTGAAGGCATGTCGATTGGTTATAATCAAGAACATGACAAGGCGAGGGGTTTTAGGGTGTCAGAAAAAGGCATTACCTTGGTAACCCGCAAAATGTTAGGTTTAGCGGTTGGCTTTGAATAA
- a CDS encoding glycogen/starch/alpha-glucan phosphorylase has translation MAASQADKVGSAHHDPCEPCDSLSASLARHIRYGLCRDEHEQHELFNAVAQSVKEQMLDNWRQTRIKDNQYQQKQVAYLSLEFLMGRALGNALLSLDITADAQQVLTDYATSLEDIEQVEQDAGLGNGGLGRLAACFLDSCASLDLSVTGYGIRYQYGMFAQKIVDGYQVERPDRWLRHGNPWEVRLSNRIVSVPFFGHSETYVDKHGHRHHVWADTQNVLAVPYDMPIPGFKNGRINTLRLWKAEANDEFDLAEFNEGDYAEAVATKNLAEQITMVLYPNDSSVNGKELRLRQQYFLSSASLQDLLARYVSQFGEDFSQFSEHNVLQLNDTHPSIAVPELMRLLLDKYSLSWDAAWAITSQSMAYTNHTLLPEALERWSVPMMKNMLPRIVEIIFEINARYLEQVAHHWPGDIQKLASMSIVEEGPEQHIRMAYLAIVASFSVNGVAGLHTQLLKQGLFNDFYQLWPDKFNNKTNGVTPRRWLAYCNPKLSALICRRLGDEWINDLSRLTALNAFSSDKQFVKEWAQIKFENKQALSTFVKQQCDVEFDPLMMFDVQVKRIHEYKRQLLNILHVIHLYRRILSGDTQDMVPRCVLIGGKAAPGYAMAKQIIKLANNVAHMVNSDPLVTPYLRMAFLPNYNVSAMEKICPGTDLSEQISTAGKEASGTGNMKFMMNGALTIGTLDGANIEMLEEVGDNNFFLFGLDANQVAQARINYQPQHIVEHSTALNGVMSMLKSGHFNLVEPGIFNDIIASIIDPNDQWMTAADFDSYCLAQEQVAKTYLDQDSWQKISIRNTAASGRFSSDNTIAGYRDEIWMKK, from the coding sequence GTGGCGGCCTCGCAAGCTGACAAGGTCGGTAGTGCTCATCATGATCCTTGTGAACCCTGTGACAGTTTATCGGCATCACTTGCCCGACATATCCGCTACGGGCTATGTCGTGACGAACATGAACAACATGAGCTTTTTAATGCCGTGGCGCAAAGCGTTAAAGAACAAATGCTCGATAACTGGCGTCAAACACGGATTAAAGACAATCAATATCAACAAAAACAGGTTGCGTACTTGTCACTTGAATTTCTAATGGGCCGAGCCCTAGGTAATGCATTGTTGAGTTTAGACATTACTGCTGATGCCCAACAGGTGTTAACCGATTACGCCACCAGCTTAGAAGATATTGAGCAAGTTGAACAAGATGCTGGTCTTGGTAATGGTGGACTTGGGCGCTTAGCGGCATGCTTTTTAGACAGTTGTGCGAGTTTAGACTTATCGGTTACTGGTTATGGGATTCGTTACCAATATGGCATGTTTGCGCAAAAGATTGTCGATGGTTATCAAGTAGAACGTCCCGATCGCTGGTTACGTCATGGTAACCCATGGGAAGTTCGCCTCTCTAACCGTATTGTTAGCGTGCCTTTTTTTGGTCATAGCGAAACTTATGTTGATAAGCATGGACATCGACATCATGTGTGGGCAGATACGCAAAACGTGTTAGCTGTCCCTTATGATATGCCAATCCCAGGGTTTAAGAATGGTCGTATCAATACGCTGCGTTTATGGAAAGCCGAAGCGAATGACGAATTTGATTTAGCCGAGTTTAACGAGGGCGATTATGCTGAAGCCGTTGCCACTAAAAATTTGGCTGAACAAATCACCATGGTGTTATACCCAAATGATTCGAGTGTGAATGGCAAAGAATTACGACTACGCCAGCAATACTTTTTATCATCAGCCAGTTTGCAAGATTTACTGGCCCGTTACGTTAGTCAATTTGGTGAAGACTTCAGCCAGTTTAGTGAACATAACGTGTTACAGCTTAATGATACTCACCCCAGCATTGCCGTACCTGAGTTAATGCGACTGTTACTGGATAAATACAGTTTGAGTTGGGATGCCGCATGGGCGATTACCAGTCAATCTATGGCCTATACCAATCATACTTTACTGCCCGAAGCGTTAGAGCGCTGGTCGGTACCTATGATGAAAAACATGTTGCCACGCATTGTCGAAATTATCTTCGAAATTAATGCTCGTTATTTAGAACAAGTGGCTCACCATTGGCCGGGAGATATTCAAAAGTTAGCCAGTATGTCGATCGTCGAAGAAGGCCCCGAGCAACATATTAGGATGGCATATTTAGCCATTGTTGCCAGTTTTTCAGTTAACGGTGTGGCGGGCTTGCATACTCAGTTACTCAAACAAGGGCTGTTTAATGACTTTTATCAATTGTGGCCCGATAAATTTAATAATAAAACCAACGGTGTTACCCCAAGGCGTTGGCTTGCGTATTGTAATCCTAAGTTATCGGCACTTATTTGCCGTCGTCTAGGTGACGAATGGATCAATGATTTATCTCGTCTTACCGCACTTAATGCTTTTAGCAGTGACAAGCAGTTCGTTAAAGAATGGGCGCAAATTAAGTTTGAAAATAAACAAGCGCTAAGCACATTTGTGAAGCAGCAATGCGATGTTGAGTTTGACCCACTAATGATGTTTGATGTGCAAGTGAAGCGTATTCATGAATATAAACGTCAGCTCCTGAATATCCTTCATGTGATTCATTTATATCGCCGTATTTTAAGTGGCGATACACAAGATATGGTGCCACGCTGTGTACTCATAGGAGGCAAAGCCGCACCAGGTTACGCCATGGCCAAGCAAATTATTAAACTGGCTAATAATGTCGCTCATATGGTCAATTCCGATCCTTTGGTCACGCCATATTTGCGCATGGCATTTTTGCCCAACTATAACGTCAGTGCCATGGAAAAAATATGTCCAGGTACCGATTTATCTGAGCAAATATCTACAGCAGGTAAAGAGGCGTCGGGCACAGGAAACATGAAATTCATGATGAATGGAGCCTTAACGATTGGTACTTTAGATGGCGCCAATATTGAGATGCTGGAAGAGGTGGGTGATAATAATTTCTTCTTATTTGGTTTAGATGCTAACCAAGTCGCTCAAGCGCGGATAAATTATCAACCGCAACACATTGTTGAGCATTCAACAGCCCTTAATGGGGTCATGAGTATGCTAAAAAGTGGCCATTTTAATTTGGTCGAACCGGGTATTTTTAACGACATTATCGCTTCAATTATTGACCCTAATGATCAGTGGATGACCGCTGCTGATTTTGACAGTTATTGTTTAGCACAAGAGCAGGTCGCTAAGACGTATCTTGATCAAGATAGCTGGCAAAAAATAAGTATTCGAAATACTGCTGCCAGTGGGCGTTTTTCAAGCGACAACACCATAGCGGGCTACCGTGATGAAATATGGATGAAAAAGTAA
- the glgX gene encoding glycogen debranching protein GlgX has product MGISSGYPYPLGATVDNSGVNFSLFSAHATKVVLCIFDATGEIEVAQYIMTEKTRQIWHCHLANAQAGLLYGYRVFGPYQPQLGHRFNHHKLLLDPYAKKLVGELKYHPAVYGYDINALDEDLSFDTQDSAPYLPKAQVIDYEFVKDIPIVPLNISLARSIIYETHVKGFTQQHPQVDATKKGTFAGLASKPIVDYLQNVGITSVELLPVHGFFDEPFLIEKGLNNYWGYNSIAFMAPHSAYLSDEGDIAEFRQMVSTLHAAGIEVILDVVFNHTAEGNHLGPTYSFRGIDNASYYRLLPNDKRFNINDTGCGNTFNLNHPQVLMLVMDSLRYWVEIMGVDGFRFDLASCLGREAYGFDPGSGFFDAITQDPVLCKVKLIAEPWDIGPGGYQLGNYPVAFSEWNDRYRDAMRRFWRGDSGLLPEFAKRFHGSSDFFEHNGRGPAASINFITSHDGFSLHDLVSYNDRHNLANGEDNRDGHQENCSYNYGIEGESADEAINAIRSRQKRNLLTCLLLSQGVPMLLAGDESSQTQQGNNNAYCQDNPIGWFDWEQIDWPLVNFTAQLISLRKRFPMLCHQAFIHKPEALFDNGLAWFNRQGEVMNKSNWCEHHTRTLSVILTGNLADADIGAVAESTEALLLMINVDELPHQFTLPQLPHFRHWHCLLHTQESEPEVDANKQVNVISRSLMLFHTEFTRSH; this is encoded by the coding sequence ATGGGTATAAGCAGCGGTTATCCTTATCCACTAGGGGCGACGGTTGATAATAGCGGAGTGAATTTTTCGTTATTTTCAGCACATGCCACCAAAGTGGTGTTGTGTATCTTTGATGCCACGGGGGAAATTGAGGTTGCTCAGTACATTATGACTGAGAAAACACGGCAAATTTGGCACTGTCATCTAGCCAATGCTCAAGCTGGGCTTTTGTATGGTTACCGCGTTTTTGGGCCCTATCAACCGCAGCTTGGCCATCGTTTTAATCACCATAAATTGCTCCTAGACCCATATGCAAAAAAGCTGGTGGGAGAGCTAAAATACCATCCGGCAGTCTATGGTTATGACATTAATGCCCTTGATGAAGATTTGTCATTTGATACTCAAGACAGCGCGCCTTATTTACCCAAAGCGCAAGTGATCGATTATGAGTTTGTTAAAGACATTCCAATCGTACCGCTCAATATTAGTCTGGCTCGAAGCATTATCTATGAGACCCATGTAAAGGGGTTTACTCAACAACATCCACAGGTCGATGCAACAAAAAAAGGCACCTTTGCGGGCCTAGCGAGCAAGCCGATAGTCGATTACTTACAAAATGTTGGTATTACCAGCGTAGAGTTATTGCCCGTTCATGGCTTTTTCGATGAGCCTTTTTTGATTGAAAAAGGCCTCAATAACTATTGGGGCTATAACAGTATTGCCTTTATGGCGCCTCATTCTGCTTATTTATCTGATGAGGGTGATATTGCTGAGTTTAGGCAAATGGTCTCAACACTTCACGCAGCAGGGATTGAAGTGATCCTCGATGTGGTATTTAACCATACCGCCGAAGGAAACCATTTAGGGCCGACGTACAGTTTTCGCGGTATCGATAATGCCAGTTATTACCGTTTATTGCCTAATGATAAGCGCTTTAATATTAACGATACTGGTTGTGGTAACACCTTTAATCTTAATCATCCGCAAGTATTAATGTTAGTCATGGACTCTTTGCGTTATTGGGTCGAAATTATGGGCGTCGATGGGTTTAGATTTGATCTCGCCAGTTGTCTTGGGCGTGAGGCTTATGGTTTTGATCCCGGAAGTGGATTCTTTGATGCTATTACCCAAGACCCAGTATTGTGCAAGGTTAAGCTCATTGCCGAGCCTTGGGATATTGGCCCCGGTGGTTATCAGCTCGGTAATTATCCCGTAGCATTCAGTGAATGGAATGATCGCTACCGTGATGCAATGCGCCGTTTTTGGCGTGGGGATAGTGGTTTATTACCTGAATTTGCCAAGCGATTTCATGGCTCGAGTGATTTCTTTGAACATAACGGCCGAGGCCCAGCGGCGAGTATTAATTTTATAACTAGTCACGATGGCTTTAGTCTACATGATTTGGTGAGCTACAACGATCGCCATAACTTGGCTAACGGTGAGGATAACCGTGATGGTCATCAAGAAAACTGCAGTTATAACTATGGTATTGAAGGCGAATCTGCCGATGAAGCGATTAATGCCATTCGATCGCGACAAAAACGCAATTTACTAACCTGTTTATTGTTGTCTCAGGGCGTGCCCATGCTGTTGGCGGGTGATGAATCAAGTCAAACACAGCAAGGCAATAATAACGCCTATTGCCAAGATAATCCTATTGGCTGGTTTGACTGGGAGCAGATTGATTGGCCGTTAGTGAATTTTACTGCGCAGTTGATCAGCTTGCGCAAACGTTTTCCTATGCTGTGTCACCAAGCTTTTATTCATAAACCAGAAGCCTTATTTGATAACGGTTTAGCTTGGTTTAACCGCCAAGGTGAGGTGATGAATAAATCAAATTGGTGTGAACATCATACCCGTACCTTAAGCGTGATTTTAACCGGTAATCTAGCGGATGCCGACATTGGTGCGGTGGCGGAAAGTACCGAAGCGTTATTATTGATGATTAATGTCGATGAGTTGCCCCACCAATTTACTCTGCCGCAATTACCCCATTTTCGCCATTGGCATTGCTTACTGCATACCCAAGAAAGTGAACCCGAAGTCGATGCTAATAAGCAAGTGAATGTAATCAGTCGTAGTTTAATGCTATTTCATACCGAATTTACTAGGAGTCATTGA